GATGGCGCCGCAGTACACGCCCCGCGCATGCGGCTCCCACTGTGAAAGCAGTTCCAGGGCGCGGAGTTTCGGAGTGCCCGTGACCGATGCCGGGGGGAACGTCGCCGCCAGCAGGTCGCGCATCGCCACCTCCTGCGGAACGTGCGCCGAGACCGTCGAGACCAGATGCCACACGCCGGGCGCAGGCCGTACCGCGAGCAGTTCGGGCACGGCCACCGAACCCATGGCCGCGACGCGGCCCAGGTCGTTGCGCACCAGATCGACGATCATGATGTTCTCGGCGACGTCCTTGACCGAGTCACGCAACAGTGCCGGGTCGGCGTGCAACGGCAGCGTGCCCTTGATGGGGCTCGAGGTCACGGTCTGACCGCAGCGGTGCAGGAACAACTCCGGGGACAGCGACGCCACCGCACCCCACGACCCACTCAGATAGGCGGCGCGCGCGGGGGTCGTCGAGGCGACGGCGTCGGCGAAGAAGTCCACCGAGGCCCCGCGCAGCGTGCCGCTGAACCGCGTGCACACGCAGGCCTGATAGACCTCACCGGCCGCGATCGCCTCCAGGCAGGCGATCACCCCGGCCCGGTGCACGTCACGGTCGGGCGGCGTCCAGTCGATGTGCCAGGGCTTGGGGGCCGACGGCGTCGCCAGTGCCTCATCCAGCCAGCCCGGCAACGGCGAATCCGTCAGGCTCTCGTACCACCAGAGGCCTGCGGCGTCGCAGCGCAGCACACAGTCGGTCCAACCGCCGACGGCCGACCACACCCCGCCCGCAGGGAAGGACAGGCCGCCGATCCAGCCGCCGCCGACGGCGTCGGAAGGGCCCGAGGCAGGGACCGGGAAGACCTCGTCGGCAGAGACGGGTTCGATCGACACACTCGGAGCGATCACGGCCCTGGCGCCGAACCACTCACCCGTCAGCGCGGCAGGTGGAGCCAACCCGCCCCGAGCGGCGCCGGCAGACACCGCACGGAGCACCTCGGCGGGGGTGCCGAGGGCTCCGAGGCGGTCGATGCGCATGGCATCAGCTTCTCAGACGGCCTGCTCAGCGGCTGATCTGGCGGGCGACCGAGACACCGGCCAGCTTCTCCGGGTTGCGCACGGCGTAGAAGTTGGTGATCTTCCCGTCGACCACCTCGACCATGACGACACCCTCGAAGCTGTCGCCCAGGTAGAGGTTGAGTGCGGGTTCACCGTTGTAGCTCGCGGGCTCGATCCGTGCCTCCGGTCCGCCCAACCGAACCAGCCCCATCACCAGGCGCGCGACGTTGTCCGCACCCGACACCGGGCGTCGGGCTGCACTGACCTTGCCGTCGCTGTCGGCGGTCCACACCACATCGGGCGCCAGCATCGACACCAGTTGATCGACGTCGCCGGTGGAGGCCGCGGCGAAGAACTGGGCGGTCAGCTCGAGCGACTGCTGCGGGTCGACGGGCTCGAACCGGCGCCGGCGGGCCCGCACGTGCTCCCGAGCGCGGTGCGCCACCTGACGGGCCGCATCCGTGGATTTGCCGACCGCCGAGGCGATCTCGTCGTAGTCGAAGCCGAACACCTCGCGCAGCACGAACACCGCGCGCTCGTCCGGACTCAACGTCTCGAGCACCACCATCATCGCCATGGACACCGACTCGGCCAACACCACGTCGGCCGAGGCGTCCCCGCCCTGCAGTGACCCCTCCAGCAGCAGGGGCTCAGGCAGCCACGGCCCGACGTACTGCTCGCGACGTCGGGCCGCGGCGCGCAGCGTGTTGAGCGACTGCCGGGTCACCAGTTGGGCGAGATACGCCTTGGTGTCGGTGACCCCGCTCAGGTCCACCGCCGCCCAGCGGAGGTAGCTCTCCTGCAGTACGTCGTCGGCTTCCGTTGCGGTGCCGAGGATCTCGTAGGCGATGGTGAACAGCAGCGGCCGCAGATGGGTGAACCGCTCCGCGTGTTCGTCGGTGCCTGCGGCGGCTGCGGTCATCGGGCCGGAACCGCCTCGTCGGCCGCGGCCAGCAGATCGTCGCGCCAATCGCTGCGGAGCCACTTGTAGGACCCCGGCTTGTTGGCCTCCCACTGCAGGCCGCGCAGGGTGAACCGGCACACCTGTTCCTTGACGAAAGCGGCTGTCCGGCCACCGATGTAGGCCCGGCGCGGGGTGTCGTCGGTATGCGCAAGCTGCACAGTGCCGAACGTACGCCCCAGGCTGATGCACTGCCCGGTGAACGCCTGACTCAGTGCGGCCGCATCGGCACCCGCGACCCGCGCCAGCACGGTCTCGGCGGCCTGCGCACCCAGTGGCATCGCGGCCTGGCAGCTCATCCGCAGTGGCAGGCCCGACGGCGCCGCCGCGTCACCCGCAGCGACGATGCGGTCGTCATCCACACTGGTCAGGGTTTCGTCGGTGCGCAGGCGACCCAGGGCGTCGACGGTCAGACCGCTGTCGGCGGCCAGTGACGGCACCCCGAAGCCCGCGGTCCACACGGTCACTGCGCTGGGCAGTCGCGCGCCGTCGGCGAGTTCGACCTCGTCGGCCGTGACGGCGGAGACCGTCACCCCCTCGAGGATCCGCACGCCGTGCCTGCGCAGCGCCTTGGTCACAGACTTTCGACCGGAGGTGCCCAGAGACGGGCCGACACGATCGGTGACCAGCGTGACCGGACGACCCGCCTCGGCGAACTCGGAGGCCGCCTCGATCCCGGTGAGACCACCGCCGACGACGACGATGGGCGCCGACTCGGGCACATCCTGCAACCGAGCGCGCAGACGGGTGGCGTCCTCGAATTCGGCCAGCGGGAAGGCGAATTCGGCGGCCCCTTCAACGGCCCGCGGTGCCCCGCCGGTGCTGCCGACCGCGTAGATCAGCCAGTCGTAGTCCAGGACCTCGCCCGAGGCCAGCTGCACCTGACGCGCCGGGGCATCGATGCGGGTCGCGCCGTCGACCACGAGGCGCACGCCGTCGCCGAGAACGGTGTCGTACGACTCGATCGCGTCGTCGTTTCCGATCGCCAGCTGGTGCAGGCGGATGCGCTCGACGAAGTGCGGCCGGGCATTGACCAGGCTGACGCGCAGATCCTGGTTCTTGCGCACACGGTTGGCGGCCAGCACTCCGGCGTAGCCGCCGCCGATCACGACGATGTTCGCAGTTGTCGTTGCCATGTTTCCAACTCCTTTGTTCAGGCGGTGTTGACCTTGAGACACCGCAGGAGCCGGGGTTGTGACAACTCCCCGCCTTTTGTGACCTAAGTCACGCGATCACACCAGGCCGAGGGCGACCATGGCGTCGGCGACGCGGATGAAGCCCGCAATGTTCGCGCCCGCGACGTAGTTGCCCGGCTGGCCGTACCTGTCGGCCGTGGTCAGGCAGCGGTCGTGGATTCGGCCCATGATCTCGGCCAACCGCGCCTCGGTGTCCTCGAAGGTCCACGAGTCGCGGGACGCGTTCTGCTGCATCTCCAGCCCACTGGTCGCCACGCCGCCGGCATTGGCGGCCTTGCCGGGCGCGAAGGTGACCCCGGCGTCGGCGAACAGCTTGACCGCGGCCGGGGTGCACGGCATGTTCGCGCCCTCGGCGACGATCTTGCAGCCCGACTTGATCAGCTCGGTCGCGGCGTCGCCGTCGAGTTCGTTCTGCGTGGCGCACGGCAGCGCGACGTCGCACGGAATGTCCCACACCGAACCGCCCGACACGAACTCGGTGGTGCCGCCGCGGGCGTCGGCGTACTCGGCGATGCGACCGCGCCGCACCTCCTTGATCTCCTTGAGCAGTTCGAGGTCGATGCCCTTCTCGTCGACCACGTAGCCGCTGGAGTCCGAGCAGCCGACGACAACGCCGCCCAACTCGTGGATCTTCTCGATCGCGTAGATCGCGACGTTGCCCGAGCCCGACACCACGGCCCGCTTGCCGTCGAAGGACTTCCCTCGGCTTCGCAGGATCTCGTCGACGAAGAACACCGTGCCGTAACCGGTGGCCTCGGTGCGGACCTGCGATCCGCCCCATGTCAGGCCCTTGCCGGTGAACACGCCGGACTCGTAACGGTTGGTGATGCGCTTGTACTGGCCGAACATATAGCCGATTTCGCGCATGCCGACGCCGATGTCACCGGCAGGCACGTCGGTGTATTCGCCCAGATGCCGGTACAACTCGGTCATGAACGACTGACAGAATCGCATCACCTCGGCGTTCGAGCGGCCCTTGGGGTCGAAGTCCGATCCGCCCTTGCCGCCGCCGATCGGCAGGCCGGTCAGCGAGTTCTTGAAGATCTGTTCGAAACCGAGGAACTTCACGATGCCCAGATACACCGAAGGATGGAACCGCAGTCCACCCTTGAAAGGGCCCAGCGCGGAGTTGAATTCGACGCGGAAGCCACGGTTGAGCTGCACGATGCCGGAGTCGTCGATCCACGGCACTCGGAAGATGATCTGACGTTCGGGCTCGCACAGGCGGCGGATGACCGCGGTGTCGGCGTACTCGGGATGCTTGGCGACCACCGGTCCCAGGCTCGTCAGGACCTCGTACACGGCTTGATGGAATTCGGCTTCGCCGGGGTTGCGGCGCATCACTTCATCGAAGACGGCCCGAAGTTTTACATGCAGATCATCGGTGTTCATCAGTTCTCTTCCACCTGATATCGCGGGAACACGCCCTCTGGTTTCGGCAGCTGCGTGCCCGGCGCCAGCCGAGTGTTGAGCGCGCTGAAATCCCGCTGGTCTTCCGGCTGGCCCAACAGGTCCAGCAGTTTGGCTGACGACGTCGGCATCACGGGCTGCACCAGTAGCGCCGCGATTCGGACCGCCTCCATCGTCGTGTACAGCACTGTGCCGAAACGCTGCTGGTCAGCAGCGGCCTCGGACTTCCGCAGTACCCACGGCTCCTGAGCGGAGAAGTATCTGTTGGCCGCACCCAGCATGAGCCAGATCGCCTCGAGCGCCAGATGCATGGCCGGATTGTCGAAATGCCTTCGCGCGGTGTCGAGCAGTGCGTCAGCCTGGGCCAGCAGGGCCTCATCCTCGGCGGTGAACTCGCCGGGTTGCGGCACCACGCCGTCGAG
The DNA window shown above is from Mycolicibacterium confluentis and carries:
- the gdhA gene encoding NADP-specific glutamate dehydrogenase, translating into MNTDDLHVKLRAVFDEVMRRNPGEAEFHQAVYEVLTSLGPVVAKHPEYADTAVIRRLCEPERQIIFRVPWIDDSGIVQLNRGFRVEFNSALGPFKGGLRFHPSVYLGIVKFLGFEQIFKNSLTGLPIGGGKGGSDFDPKGRSNAEVMRFCQSFMTELYRHLGEYTDVPAGDIGVGMREIGYMFGQYKRITNRYESGVFTGKGLTWGGSQVRTEATGYGTVFFVDEILRSRGKSFDGKRAVVSGSGNVAIYAIEKIHELGGVVVGCSDSSGYVVDEKGIDLELLKEIKEVRRGRIAEYADARGGTTEFVSGGSVWDIPCDVALPCATQNELDGDAATELIKSGCKIVAEGANMPCTPAAVKLFADAGVTFAPGKAANAGGVATSGLEMQQNASRDSWTFEDTEARLAEIMGRIHDRCLTTADRYGQPGNYVAGANIAGFIRVADAMVALGLV
- a CDS encoding NAD(P)/FAD-dependent oxidoreductase, which gives rise to MATTTANIVVIGGGYAGVLAANRVRKNQDLRVSLVNARPHFVERIRLHQLAIGNDDAIESYDTVLGDGVRLVVDGATRIDAPARQVQLASGEVLDYDWLIYAVGSTGGAPRAVEGAAEFAFPLAEFEDATRLRARLQDVPESAPIVVVGGGLTGIEAASEFAEAGRPVTLVTDRVGPSLGTSGRKSVTKALRRHGVRILEGVTVSAVTADEVELADGARLPSAVTVWTAGFGVPSLAADSGLTVDALGRLRTDETLTSVDDDRIVAAGDAAAPSGLPLRMSCQAAMPLGAQAAETVLARVAGADAAALSQAFTGQCISLGRTFGTVQLAHTDDTPRRAYIGGRTAAFVKEQVCRFTLRGLQWEANKPGSYKWLRSDWRDDLLAAADEAVPAR
- a CDS encoding RNA polymerase sigma-70 factor — its product is MTAAAAGTDEHAERFTHLRPLLFTIAYEILGTATEADDVLQESYLRWAAVDLSGVTDTKAYLAQLVTRQSLNTLRAAARRREQYVGPWLPEPLLLEGSLQGGDASADVVLAESVSMAMMVVLETLSPDERAVFVLREVFGFDYDEIASAVGKSTDAARQVAHRAREHVRARRRRFEPVDPQQSLELTAQFFAAASTGDVDQLVSMLAPDVVWTADSDGKVSAARRPVSGADNVARLVMGLVRLGGPEARIEPASYNGEPALNLYLGDSFEGVVMVEVVDGKITNFYAVRNPEKLAGVSVARQISR
- a CDS encoding aminodeoxychorismate synthase component I — encoded protein: MRIDRLGALGTPAEVLRAVSAGAARGGLAPPAALTGEWFGARAVIAPSVSIEPVSADEVFPVPASGPSDAVGGGWIGGLSFPAGGVWSAVGGWTDCVLRCDAAGLWWYESLTDSPLPGWLDEALATPSAPKPWHIDWTPPDRDVHRAGVIACLEAIAAGEVYQACVCTRFSGTLRGASVDFFADAVASTTPARAAYLSGSWGAVASLSPELFLHRCGQTVTSSPIKGTLPLHADPALLRDSVKDVAENIMIVDLVRNDLGRVAAMGSVAVPELLAVRPAPGVWHLVSTVSAHVPQEVAMRDLLAATFPPASVTGTPKLRALELLSQWEPHARGVYCGAIGLASPVAGTELNVAIRTVEFDRCGRAVLGVGGGITADSQPDAEWQECLDKAASTIGLSSAADAAALSLP